One Podarcis muralis chromosome Z, rPodMur119.hap1.1, whole genome shotgun sequence DNA segment encodes these proteins:
- the BRD3OS gene encoding uncharacterized protein BRD3OS yields MSGRPPLAEKALSETYARLRYRDASLLIWQQQQQQLESLPPGTYLNRSHSMWYSQYGNQAILVRDKNKADIPRDTGQSRFCSVM; encoded by the coding sequence ATGAGTGGACGGCCACCCCTGGCCGAGAAAGCTTTGTCCGAGACTTATGCTCGTCTCCGGTACAGGGATGCCTCTTTGCTgatttggcagcagcagcagcaacaacttgaGTCTCTGCCACCAGGAACGTACCTGAACAGGAGCCACAGCATGTGGTACTCACAATATGGCAACCAGGCGATCTTGGTGCGGGATAAGAACAAAGCGGACATCCCCAGGGATACTGGACAATCCAGGTTTTGCAGCGTGATGTGA